aaattgatttgtatattctttgcctctgagtccttgtgggatttttttttaattcagacagaaagtcacaaaaattatactcatcctcatcagttcactcagtcccatgtaattaattttttttttcatcttgatcttttgttagcacttttatgagttcatcagtttttcattagagttctgaaaatgcttattcattcagttcagcagtacagtcagttaccagaaacctgtacttgtcagagtcttttccatgaatttcttgaagatgaaagccttttataggaacatatttgcaaaagcatcagagtacacccagaactgtctgtaaatgacaaaagacttaaaaatgaccacggttaaagatttgatgaaagttcataataatgcagttgacaagaaaattagttatttctgagatatacattttaaagtaataactaggattattacttataacattataccagaacatataagatttttagaaatttcatgtaatgtctgaaacctttatattaacatatttccatacatatttccatacaaatacaaatataagatttttagaaatttcatgtaatgtctgaaacatttatattaacatatttccatacaaataacccaatgaaagtttagtattagttgttttgtttcttgttttatactgcaggttcttattaggcatcaattttatacacatcagtgtatacatgtcaatcccaattgcccaattcagcacaccaccatccccaccccaccgcagttttccccccttggtgtccatatgtccattctctacatctgtgtctcaacttctgccctgctaactggctcatctgtaccatttttctaggttccacatacatgcattaatatacgatatttgtttttctctttctgacttacttcactctgtatgacagtctctagatctatccacttctcaacaaatgactcaatttcgttcctttttatggctgagtaatattccattgtatatatgtaccacaacttctttatccattcgtctgttgatgggcatttaggttgcttccatgacctggctattgtaaatagtgctgcaatgaacattcgggtgcatgtgtctttttgaattacggttttctctgggtatatgcccagtagtgggattgctgggtcatatggtaattctatttttagttttttaaggaacctccatattgttctccatagtggctgtatcaatttacattcccaccaacagtgcaagagggttcccttttctccacaccctctccagcatttgttgtttgttgattttctgatgatgcccattctaacaggagtgaggtgatacctcattgtagttttgatttgcatttctctaataattagtgatgttgagcatcttttcatgtgcttcgtggccgcctgtatgtcttctttggagaaatgtctatttaggtcttctgcccatttttggattggggtgtttgtttctttgatattgagctgaatgagctgtttatatattttggagagtaatcctttgtccgttgatttgtttgcaaatattttctcccattctgagggttgtcttttcgtcttgtttatggtttcctttgctgtgcaaaagctttgaagtttcattaggtcccacttgtttatttttgtttttatttccattactctaggaggtggatcaaaaaaagatcttgctgtgatttatgtcaaagagtgttcttcctatgttttcctctaagagttttatagtgtccagtcttatattttagtgtcccctgcattggcaggcggattctcaaccactgcgccaccagggaaaccccgggTTTACTTTTGACATCACAGTTTAAGATGGATGAGCCAAGAAGACAATACAGACTTAATAGTAGAATCTCTGTGAAACAcacatattatgctaagtgaaggaagccagacacaaaaagccacatTTTATAATTCCACGTGTGTGAAATATACCAAATAGATAAATCCACCAAGACAGAATGCAGGTTATTGATGGCCAGGgactggggaagggggaaatggggaatgaATGCTTGATGCATATGGGGTATCTGTTTGGGGCGATGAAAGTCTTCGAACTGAATAGTGGTGTTGGGGTTGCATAGctctgaaaatgttttcaatgCCACTGAATCATACACATTAAAGTGGTTAAAAttgttgtgtattttaccataataaaaataaagtagactCAGGAATACTTAAAGTTCTCTTTATCTGCCATAATGTCTAATCTAGGAAGCACAAATAGCCCTGTGGGTCGAGCTTTCGTCCATGTGGGTTTAACGAAGTGTTCACAGTACAAAGAATAGATAACTCAAAGCTGGTGCAGCCGAATCTGGCCTCTACCCCGATACCgaattaaatctcggagacagagttttgagtgaagcagaaaagaacagctttattgctttgccaggcaaagggggccacagcgggctcatgccctcaaaactgtgccgCCCCCCCCGCCCGCCCTCTTGGAGAGCATAGTGAGAGGTTTTATAGTGATGGTTCAAAGAGGccatgatcagctcatggacattgcttctgattggttggtggtgaggtaagtggaaGTCAGCGTCATCAACCTTCAAGTTACAACTGGTCTGGGGTGTGCGTGCTTTTGGGCAGCATATCATCATTAACTGTTAACTTCTTTCACCTGCAGGGGGttgcagtatctgcaaaacagctcaaagatattgttgtatGTATTCcttgatggggaaccaggaccttgccccaaggctgcacaaATGTTTCTCTTGACTATTTGTTTCTCCCTGGTCTCgcatcccctccttccccctaatTAACAACCGCTTGAATCTGCTCCttggagctcagggaaggtcatggaggctgaatgaaggccATTTCCTGTAATcgagaaatgggggacacagaaaggcttggTGCCCAGGAGTCCCACGGGGCCCTGCTAGGTATCATTGGGAGAGGCAAAAGGAGACTTGCGGGTTAGAAAACGCAGGTGGGGAactactgcctttttttttttttttggccatgcagcatgcaggatctgagttcccctatcagggatcgaacccacaccccctgcgttggaagcacagagtcttaaccactggaccgccagggaactacTGTCTTATAGTCGTAGGTTTGGTGTTTGGTTGTGTGCATGGTAATTTTCCGCTTCTTGGTTCCTCATTTCTGGTGTAGGAGAGCAAAACTTACCACCCCagaatgtctctttggcatgcagattatttcaagctgaaaaacGATCAAGGCCCAAActactcaggaagaaactttgacttCCTCTTAACCACCTAAAGACTTTAGATAGAGACCCTGTTCCCAGAAcagagctatcaccagagatgTCTGCAAAGAACACGGGCTAAGGGTGGTGGGGAAACTCAGCAGGACCTGGAGATCAGAGTGCACTCTGGGTCCCATCGTTCCTGCCGGCCCAGCAAACATATGTCtaccaaatatttgcttttccatttccAAGTGtatttccttcctcccctttgaagtcccaaaccattACCCTCAACATCTTCTTTTGTTTAGCTGAGATGGTATTgaaggtgagggtttcagccattttggtgagtaattcagttttcctgggtctctgtcatgtatatgttattaaaattttggtttttttctcttgttaatccatctcatgtcaatttaattcttagaccagccagaagaacccagAAGGGTAGAGGAACATTACTTcctccctgacactggtcctTTACAATATGAATTTTCCAGCTGAATGTAATCACTGCCACCCCAATTCTCTCCCATTACATATCAATATaggtgaagaggagagagagaaacacgaTGGAGAAATTTTCTACCTGGAAGAATACACTTTGGCCAGGAGATGATGGTGGTTTCCACAGCAACATTACCCAGAGAAGCCCAAAGTTGATATCGTACTTGAAGCCCCAGACGTCCATACAGTCAATGCCACTTACAGTGGTGCTGCACGGTCCTGCCGGCGTCGGGAAAACCACGGTGGCAAAACAGCTGCTGCTGGAATGGACACAGGACGACCAGGCAAAGACATCCAGTTCCGCCTTCTATCTCAGCTGCAAGGACCTCAACCACAAGGGGACGTGCACTTTTGCAGAGCTGATATCTGCGAACGGGCCGGATTTGCAGGATGCCATTCCGGGGATCCTCACGCAAGCACGGAAAATCCTGTTCATCGTCGACGGCTTTGATGAGCTGAGAGTCCCCTCGGGGGCGCTCATCCATGACATATGTGGCGACTGGAGGAAGCAGAGGCCAGTGCCCGTCCTCCTGGGGAGTTTGCTGAAGAGAAAAATGTTACCCAAGTCCACTTTAGTGATCACCACCCGACCGGGCGCCCTGAGGGAGCTCCGGCTCTTGGTTGAAGAGCCACTCTTCATAGAGATCGAGGGGTTCTTGGAGCTGGACAGAAAGGCATATTTCTTGAAGCACTTTGAAGAGGAGACTCAAGCCCTGCGAGCTTTTGACTTGATGAAGAAGAACGCGGCTCTGTTCCGCATGGGCTCAGCGCCTGCTGTGTGCTGGCTGGTCTGCACGTGTCTGGAACGGCAGATGGAGAAGGGGGAAGACCCTGCCTCGACCTGCCTGACCACCACGTCCCTGTTCCTGCGTTTCCTCTGCAGCCAATTCACAGCAGCTCGCGGCAGCTGCCCCCGTGATTGCCTCCAAGCTCCGCTGAAGTCTGTGTGCCTCTTGGCCGCTGAGGGCGTATGGACACAGACATCTGTGTTTGATGGAGAAGACCTCAGGAGACTTGGGGTAAAGGAGTCTGCCCTCTGTCCTTTCCTGGACAAGAATATTCTCCAGAAGAGCAAAGACTGCGAGGGCTGCTACTGTTTCATCCACCTCAGCGTCCAGCAGTTTCTTGCCGCCGTGTTCTATGTCTTGGagactgaggaggaggaggaggacgtggGTGGCCACAGGTGCCACATTGGGGATTTGCAGAAGCTGCTGTCCAAGGAAGGAAGACTGAAGAACCCCAGCCTGACCCAGGTGGGCTACTTCGTATTTGGCCTCTCCAACGAAGAAAGGGCCATGGAGCTGGAGACGACTTTTGGCTGTCTAGTATCGATGGAGATCAAGCAGCAGTTACTGAAATGCAGATCAATGCCCCGTGGGAAGAAACCCTTCTCAACCATGGACACGAAGGAGGTTTTGTATTGTCTTTATGAATCTCAGGAGGAGGAGCTTGTGGAGGATACAATGGCCCCCGTCACGGAGATTTCTATCCACTTGACAAATACATTTGAAATGATGCAGTCTTCTTTCTGCCTTAAACACTGTCAAAACTTGCAGAAAATTTCACTGCAGGTAGGAAAGAGGATATTCCTGGAGAATGATACCACGTGGAAATCAGATGCTCAGGTTGAGAGGTAAgaacccattttaaaaaatatatattttttaatgttactagTTCTCCCATCTTCAGCCTCAGCCCACACTCTTTTAGGAAGAGGACAGAGTCCCTACTACTCACTATGGCTTAGGGTCAGAATTCTCTGGAATGTCTGGCTGAAATTTCTTCCTGCCAACTCGCCATTAAAGTTGGGAAACATGATGTTCAGATCAGGAATGGGGGCTTTGGAACCTTACTTTGTTTTAGTATTATAGTTTTATAGTAtactactatatattatatatactataatacTGTAGTATATTATAATACTATAGTATAGTATACTataatagtatagtatagtataataCTATAGTATAGTATACTATAATACTATAGTATAATACTGTAGTATTATAGTATTATAGTTTCCGTGTGGCAAATGGGCTCAGGACactctagacatttcatataacttCCCTCCCTGCcaattctttcaaaaaaattttttataatacatagccaccatgctgtacattacaccccaggatttagttattttataactgggtgtttgtaccttttgatcagctcaccactttttttttaaataaataaatacataaatttatttatttatttttggctgcattgcgtcttcgtt
Above is a window of Balaenoptera ricei isolate mBalRic1 chromosome 19, mBalRic1.hap2, whole genome shotgun sequence DNA encoding:
- the NLRP7 gene encoding NACHT, LRR and PYD domains-containing protein 7, yielding MPLTVVLHGPAGVGKTTVAKQLLLEWTQDDQAKTSSSAFYLSCKDLNHKGTCTFAELISANGPDLQDAIPGILTQARKILFIVDGFDELRVPSGALIHDICGDWRKQRPVPVLLGSLLKRKMLPKSTLVITTRPGALRELRLLVEEPLFIEIEGFLELDRKAYFLKHFEEETQALRAFDLMKKNAALFRMGSAPAVCWLVCTCLERQMEKGEDPASTCLTTTSLFLRFLCSQFTAARGSCPRDCLQAPLKSVCLLAAEGVWTQTSVFDGEDLRRLGVKESALCPFLDKNILQKSKDCEGCYCFIHLSVQQFLAAVFYVLETEEEEEDVGGHRCHIGDLQKLLSKEGRLKNPSLTQVGYFVFGLSNEERAMELETTFGCLVSMEIKQQLLKCRSMPRGKKPFSTMDTKEVLYCLYESQEEELVEDTMAPVTEISIHLTNTFEMMQSSFCLKHCQNLQKISLQVGKRIFLENDTTWKSDAQVERSQHDHHSLHLWADLCSVFSSNKNLNFLDVRESFLSHSSVRILCEQITHVTCHLQQVVIKNVSPADAYRDFCLAFIGKKTLTHLVLEGSVHSDEMLLLLLCEILKHPRCNLQYLRLGSCSDTPQRWADFSSALKINQSLTCLDLTASEFPDEGVKLLCSTLRHPMCFLQKLSLENCHLTEACCKELSSALIVNQRLTHLCLGKNNLGVSGVKILCEGLSYPECQLQTLVLCHCNINRHGCKYISKLLQGDSSLTHLDLGFNPIATGLCFLSEALKKPNCNLKCLGSPTQSGTVYSSSVQRSEDKIILRGKVSGNQT